A genomic segment from Daphnia carinata strain CSIRO-1 chromosome 1, CSIRO_AGI_Dcar_HiC_V3, whole genome shotgun sequence encodes:
- the LOC130691643 gene encoding aminopeptidase N-like, whose translation MAHPTGRMHFLFTLVLILLVNFNDGQRIGSALRPHHYDLVLLPIISGGSPRLCGHVFIDIEPTTSTNVVTLHGVDITILDVSVEQVLGVNNETTSNFSEDRFVQLEDLCFSGLFVSVSRVFQSFQEDPERQQFSIILKQSLKKGLRYRIGLLYMAKVRDESKGFYRINYKTDDNSCCHEGWFGGTQMQATEARKVLPCLDEPGFKSTFDIIIGHNKAMTALANMPEIATVPMRTTRDWMWTRFSRSPLMPTYLLAMFVTDYQHLEQVYQVGERTVKLRYWGRPEQLPYFKHIMEVTPKMLHYMETYVNQPFSLPKLDFITAPINLHFEAMENWGLILFRDDKLYHNEETDSEDDRFYRTQIMAHELGHQFFGNLVTSDWWSDIWFNEGFSSFLEVDLIHYAMPNDTFRQEASQLKAIRTAMKYEEQHVKPLTVVRQVETPDDAERMFDAISYSKGNGLLLMLRNFVGRETFKNAVATYMERFQFQSVNSQRFMEILDEELHQDREFGRTMNVTKIMNSWTAQPSYPIVRCSMTGGGRIRLSQEPFPMSYNYSSHDTPLWWIPLAMTDAKRPDFSQSGTFPRLWLTPDRPTLEIPYFPPLSRHQSTEDAENSWIFINGQSSSYIRVLYDKSNWRLLSNQLMVNHTAIPKVSRAQLIDDAFTLAVAGLVEYETVLDLIEYLSLVNDEFVRSTSQFHLQWMKERSRQNESLYQLFEEYTRRFKYEKTDKDESDEYDNLVRLDASDPLDGIDCPNWSDGVCVDQVLRLFQAQMAGTITPGEKKAMFENLERNWCVVMRHAGKEEWEWAWRASLRDISSSQRTKILSAMTCTPHRSQLKQLLARVFSPTIDQNPHETYKTIEKMAENPAARSMVLNFIKNNWESLERHFKRPGDTLKLLASAAKHLSNTEDLNEMSQLLSELQNKDNKLDHSVIEDILDGIRSNIRWAEKNLDEVYSALEARVITRRTDNPFASPSFSDMIDPTPDFPLLYFLLLFVLFL comes from the exons ATGGCACACCCAACTGGGAGAATGCATTTTTTATTCACCTTAGTTCTAATTTTATTGGTCAACTTCAACGATGGACAAAGAATCGGTTCGGCTCTGCGACCTCATCATTATGACCTGGTTTTGCTGCCGATCATTAGCGGAGGCAGTCCGCGATTGTGCGGGCATGTTTTCATCGACATAGAGCCAACAACCTCCACCAATGTGGTAACGTTACACGGTGTCGATATTACCATTCTCGACGTGAGTGTAGAACAAGTTCTAGGCGTCAACAACGAAACAACAAGCAATTTTTCCGAAGACCGATTCGTTCAATTAGAGGATCTTTGTTTCTCCGGCCTTTTCGTATCAGTTTCTCGTGTCTTCCAGAGCTTTCAGGAAGATCCAGAAAGGCAACAATTTAGTATCATTCTCAAACAAAGCTTGAAAAAAGGATTGAGATACCGTATCGGTCTACTTTACATGGCCAAAGTAAGAGATGAAAGTAAAGGATTTTACAGGATAAACTATAAGACAGATGACAATTCTTGTTGCCACGAAGG TTGGTTTGGTGGAACGCAGATGCAAGCGACGGAAGCACGCAAAGTGTTACCTTGTTTGGACGAGCCTGGCTTCAAATCAACGTTTGATATTATTATTGGTCACAACAAAGCCATGACTGCTCTGGCCAACATGCCTGAAATAGCCACTGTTCCTAT GAGAACCACACGGGACTGGATGTGGACCAGATTTTCCAGATCACCGTTGATGCCCACCTATTTACTGGCCATGTTTGTAACCGACTATCAGCATTTGGAACAGGTCTATCAGGTCGGGGAGCGGACTGTAAAATTGCGCTACTGGGGACGCCCTGAACAGCTTCCATACTTCAAACATATTATGGAGGTCACTCCTAAAATGTTGCACTATATGGAAACATACGTGAACCAACCATTCTCGTTACCAAAACTGGATTTCATAACCGCTCCGATCAACCTTCATTTTGAGGCCATGGAAAATTGGGGTCTCATCTTATTCCG tgACGATAAGCTTTACCATAATGAGGAAACAGATAGTGAAGATGATCGCTTCTATCGTACTCAAATTATGGCACATGAATTGGGGCATCAGTTCTTCGGTAACTTGGTGACGAGTGATTGGTGGAGTGACATTTGGTTCAACGAAGGGTTCTCGAGTTTTTTAGAAGTCGACCTAATCCATTAT GCCATGCCAAACGATACATTTCGTCAGGAAGCCTCGCAATTGAAAGCCATTCGGACTGCGATGAAATATGAAGAACAGCACGTGAAACCTCTTACCGTTGTCAGACAGGTGGAAACTCCTGACGACGCCGAAAGAATGTTTGATGCCATCAGTTATAGTAAAG GAAATGGTTTATTGCTGATGTTACGCAACTTTGTTGGACGGGAGACTTTCAAGAATGCAGTCGCTACGTACATGGAACGTTT CCAATTTCAGAGTGTCAACAGTCAACGTTTTATGGAGATTTTGGATGAAGAACTTCACCAAGATCGTGAATTTGGCCGGACAATGAACGTAACAAAGATAATGAACTCGTGGACTGCACAGCCATCCTATCCGATCGTTCGTTGTTCCATGACTGGCGGTGGCCGGATCAGACTTTCTCAGGAGCCCTTTCCCATGTCTTATAACTATTCTTCACATGATACCCCATTGTGGTGGATCCCCCTCGCCATGACGGATGCTAAACGGCCAGATTTTAGTCAAAGTGGAACTTTCCCGAGACTTTGGCTTACACCAGACCGTCCGACGTTGGAGATCCCCTATTTCCCACCTTTATCGAGACATCAGTCAACTGAGGATGCGGAAAATAGCTGGATTTTCATAAACGGCCAATCATCAAGTTACATTCGTGTCTTATACGACAAATCCAATTGGCGTCTCTTGTCTAATCAGCTGATGGTGAATCACACTGCTATTCCGAAAGTTTCTCGGGCTCAACTGATCGACGATGCTTTCACGCTGGCCGTAGCCGGACTAGTGGAGTACGAAACAGTTTTGGACCTCATCGAGTATTTGTCTTTGGTGAATGACGAGTTTGTTCGTTCTACGAGCCAGTTTCACTTGCAATGGATGAAGGAACGTTCAAGACAGAATGAGTCGCTCTATCAGCTCTTCGAG GAATACACAAGAAGATTTAAATATGAGAAAACGGATAAAGATGAATCGGACGAATACGATAATCTGGTACGACTTGATGCGTCCGATCCTTTGGACGGAATCGACTGCCCTAACTGGAGTGACGGTGTATGCGTAGATCAAGTTTTACGTCTCTTCCAAGCTCAAATGGCTGGCACAATTACTCcaggagaaaaaaa AGCGATGTTTGAAAATCTGGAGCGCAACTGGTGCGTAGTAATGCGACATGCTGGGAAAGAAGAGTGGGAATGGGCCTGGCGGGCAAGTCTACGCGATATTTCGTCTTCCCAACGGACCAAAATATTGTCTGCCATGACTTGCACTCCACATCGTAGCCAGCTGAAACAACTTCTAGCTCGCGTTTTCTCTCCCACGATCGATCAGAATCCACATGAAACGtataaaacaattgaaaaaatggctgaaaATCCGGCAGCTCGTTCGATGGTGCTTAATTTCATCAAGAATAATTGGGAGAGCCTAGAACGACA ttttaaaagaCCTGGGGATACCTTGAAGCTTCTAGCCTCGGCAGCGAAACATTTAAGCAACACGGAAGACTTAAATGAG ATGTCTCAGTTGCTATCCGAATTGCAAAACAAAGACAACAAACTAGATCACTCCGTCATAGAAGACATTTTAGACGGCATTCGATCGAACATTCGCTGGGCCGAGAAAAATTTGGATGAAGTTTATTCCGCTCTAGAAGCTCGAGTAATCACTAGACGTACGGATAACCCGT